gttttttctttttcaccttcactaatctctcgtatcttctatttttttgtttcattctaataatgtttatattgttttatactattattttatgtttattattccacttttgtctaatttaatttttacatactaaatagaaagttattgtcaaaatatgacgagttttgttgttatttaatagtgtatgaatgtctaaatacaaagttatgttatcatctatatgtatatgaatggttcaataaaatatttctaaaaaaccgaaccaaccgcaccgaaccaaaccgcattaggttggtttggtttggttcggattttttttaaaagccaaccaaaccaaaccaaaccgcacgattttttctcttgcggttcggatgatttttttcgtcaaaaccgcccaaaccgcaccgcgatcacccctaATTTCTGCAACTACAACCGTATTAAAATTACTAAGGACCCACAATCATAACCCCATTTTTTCCTCTGTTTTTGTATCTTATGATTTTTCTGAATTTGATCATAAAATTCCCTTTGGTTACCCGAACGGGGACCCTTTTCCCAGCCTTTCCAGGTATAACTTTGTTGAGAATGGAAAAACACAGCCATGAATATACGGAAAACCCTTCACTACTCACCTTTCAATTTCAcacaaatttcaatttcaattgatCTCGATCTGTTTCCGAATCATGCATTTAGGTATGCAAATGCATTTTGCAattatctttctttcatttttttcatgattttttcaGGTTCCTTTTGcagtttttgattcatttgtgTGGTTTCTAGGTTTTGTTTTGTGTGATTTCCAATTCTGTTGgtggaaaaaaaatgaaaaagttgtACAAATAATtcctttttaatttctttgatgtttttattttttatttttattttataatgtgaGTTTGTTATGTGGTGTTACCAAAACAGGTCAAATGGATCTAGCTTCAGCAAAATGTGTAATCAACAGCATTTCTCGATTCATTCATTTAGTTTCGTGCCAAACAGTGAAGCCTATCCCTCTTCAGAAGAACTGTACTAATATGGTTTCCGTTTTGCGGTGTTTGAAACCGGTGCTTGATGATGTTTTTGATTACAAAGTCCCTTTGGATGAGAATTTGTATAGAGAATGTGAAGAATTGGATAAACAAGTTAATGAAGCTAGGGAGTTTATTGAAAATTGGAGTCCGAAGACAAGCAGGGTTCATAGTGTAAGCAGTTAGTTATTATTTGTACTCAAAGTAATGCGGTTATTGTTTCAAACTTTTTAGGATCCGGTTCCTCTTTGTTTTGAACATGGCTGAAATTGGATTTAAACCTCTTTAACTGTTGTTGTTTGGGATTGTTATTTTTCAGGTTCTTCAAAGTGGAGAACTGTTAATAATGTTACAGGACACTGCACTTAGGATTTGTCACATAATTGATAGATTCCATAAGTTAACTTCATCTACCTCAGTTTTGAATAATCTTCAGGTATGTCCAAAATTTGAAACTACTTGTTTCCTGTTTTAGAATTTGGGTTGATCCTAActtaaccctacaaaaccggtttGTAAAGGAAGGAATGTCATTCTTTATAAACTCATTTCTCGCCTTTTCTATATTTAATGTAGGATTTGGATTTTTCCCAATACACCCCCTCTCACGCCAAGTACTATTAGGCTTGGTGGGTTGATATAAATGGTGGGTGTCTTGATGGATAGGCTCTGACACCATCTTAGAATTTAGGTGGTACCTAACTTAGCCCTTCAAAACCAGTTTGTAAGGCAAGGAAAGTCCGCCACTTATATAAACATATTTGCCGGCCATATCTTATCCGATATGGGAACATCTTGGTCATTATTTTCCCATACCTCTCCTCtctcaaaagaaaagaatgaagataGTAAATGATACTACTGTATTTGGAAGGAATGTTTATGTTAAGTTATTTGTTGTGATGTCAATCAATAGAGTTGTGAGGCTAATTGATAGCGACTTTTTTCAGCACCATATGCAGGAACTGAAGTGTCTTAAGAAGGAATCAACATCGGTCTATATAGAAGAAGTGCTGAGAAATCAAAAGGATAATACTAAGCCTAGCTATGAACGTCAAAGGGAAATTATAGAGTTACTTAATTTGACGTCAAACCAGGATCTACTGAAAGAAAGTATTGCTGTGGAAAAGGAAAGGTTGAATGCGGAAGTTAACAAAACAAAAGGGGAGTTGGATAAAATTAACCAAATTGTGAATCTTGTTTGCAGTTTACGTGATTATGCAATGAAAACTAAATGCCCTGAAGTCAAAAGTGATGTTTCAGTCCCAACGTACTTCCGATGCCCTTTATCGCTTGAACTCATGTTGGATCCTGTTATTGTTGCTTCAGGTCAAACATATCAGAGACAGTCCATCCAAACTTGGCTTGATAACGGGCTGAATGTTTGTCCCAAGACTCATCAGACACTTAACCATGCAATTCTAATTCCCAATTATACGGTTAAAGCTATGATAGCAAGTTGGTGTGAAGAAAATAACATCGAACTTCCCCATCATTCAAAGCAGGGTAATTCTACCCAAAGTTCACCCCCCAAAGATTATTTATTGCATCAAGATTTAAATCGACTCTGTAGTTTTGGGTCTTCGCATAGCAGCAATTCCAATTCAAAATCATCTCTTCAAACCGGAAATGCATTTGAAAAGCAAAAGGGTGATGAGTTCTCCAGATTAAGCGGTGAAGGTGAGACAGAAATGTTTGAGCAACAATCTCAGGCTCATTCATGTAGTCATAGCAGAAGTGAGTCATTTTCAAGTTCTATTTCTAGTACTGATTATGTACCGTCAGTTTCAAAAAAGGTGTCACAGATATCAAATAAGCAATCAAATGTGATGTCGTCTGgagaaattaataataatgtgTTTCTTGCTTATCCTGCAAATGAAGATGTTGCGAATTTTCCAACGGTATCACAAGAGCAATTTCAAAGCCCTGGATCAAAAGCAACAACGTCAGGGATATCAAATAAACATCAAAATGTGCAGGAGAAGCATCAAAATGTGCAGGAGAAGCATCAAAACGTTCCAACGGTGTCAGGGGTATCGACTAAGCATCAAAGTGTGCTGTTGTCAGGAGAAACAAAGAATAGTGTGTTTCCTGCTTCTCCTGCATAtaaagaatttgggaattttcCAACGGCATCACAAGAGCAATTTCAAAGCCCTGTATCAAAAAACGCAAAGACGCCAGAGATATCCAATAAACATCAAAATGTGCTGGAGAAGCATCAACATGTTCCAACGGTGTCAGGGGTATCAAACAAGCAACAAAATGTACAGGAGAAGCATCAAAATGTTCCAATGGTGTCAGGGGTATCAAATAAGCAAGAAAATGTACAGGAGAAGCATCAAAATGTTCCATTGGTGTCAGGGTTGTCAAATAAACAACAAAATGTACAGGAGAAGCAGGAAAATGCACAGGAGAAGCATCCAAATGTTCCAGTGGTGTCAAGGATATCAAATAAGCATCAAATTGTGCAGGAGAAGCATCAAAATATTCCAACAGGGACATCAAATAAGCAACAAAATGTGCTTCTGTCTGGAGAAATTAGTAATAGTGTGTTTCCTGCTTCTCCTGTAAATAAGGAAGTTGAAAATTTTCCAACGGTATCGCGAGAGCAATTTCAAAGCCCTGGATCAAGAAATGCAATGACGCCG
The Vicia villosa cultivar HV-30 ecotype Madison, WI linkage group LG6, Vvil1.0, whole genome shotgun sequence genome window above contains:
- the LOC131610097 gene encoding U-box domain-containing protein 3-like isoform X2, whose product is MHLGQMDLASAKCVINSISRFIHLVSCQTVKPIPLQKNCTNMVSVLRCLKPVLDDVFDYKVPLDENLYRECEELDKQVNEAREFIENWSPKTSRVHSVLQSGELLIMLQDTALRICHIIDRFHKLTSSTSVLNNLQELKCLKKESTSVYIEEVLRNQKDNTKPSYERQREIIELLNLTSNQDLLKESIAVEKERLNAEVNKTKGELDKINQIVNLVCSLRDYAMKTKCPEVKSDVSVPTYFRCPLSLELMLDPVIVASGQTYQRQSIQTWLDNGLNVCPKTHQTLNHAILIPNYTVKAMIASWCEENNIELPHHSKQGNSTQSSPPKDYLLHQDLNRLCSFGSSHSSNSNSKSSLQTGNAFEKQKGDEFSRLSGEGETEMFEQQSQAHSCSHSRSESFSSSISSTDYVPSVSKKVSQISNKQSNVMSSGEINNNVFLAYPANEDVANFPTVSQEQFQSPGSKATTSGISNKHQNVQEKHQNVQEKHQNVPTVSGVSTKHQSVLLSGETKNSVFPASPAYKEFGNFPTASQEQFQSPVSKNAKTPEISNKHQNVLEKHQHVPTVSGVSNKQQNVQEKHQNVPMVSGVSNKQENVQEKHQNVPLVSGLSNKQQNVQEKQENAQEKHPNVPVVSRISNKHQIVQEKHQNIPTGTSNKQQNVLLSGEISNSVFPASPVNKEVENFPTVSREQFQSPGSRNAMTPEISNKHQNVQEKHQNIPTVVGISHKPQNVSGISNQHPNVQEKHQNVPTVSGISNTNQKVLLSGGINNNVFPASPAYKEFGNFPTASREQFQSPGSKNHTTENENNYNNNIVFTSHSSSEDDAHSVSSTESDKLTTAHVGKLIEDLQSQSKETQATAAEELRLLTKHNMENRIIVGKCGAIMHLLPLLYSDMKITQEHAVTAILNLSINEDNKTLIMEAGVIEPLIHVLKNGNNGAKENSAATLFSLSVPENNKMKIGRSGAVKALVELLASGTIRGKKDAATALFNLSIFHENKARIVQAGAVKFLVKLLDPADGMVDKAVALLANLSTIPEGRIEIVRERGIPLLVELVESGSQRGKENAASIVLQLSLHSPKFCTLILQEGAVPPIVALSQFGTPRAKEKAQQLLSHFRSQREGANGRGKS
- the LOC131610097 gene encoding U-box domain-containing protein 3-like isoform X1 — translated: MHLGQMDLASAKCVINSISRFIHLVSCQTVKPIPLQKNCTNMVSVLRCLKPVLDDVFDYKVPLDENLYRECEELDKQVNEAREFIENWSPKTSRVHSVLQSGELLIMLQDTALRICHIIDRFHKLTSSTSVLNNLQHHMQELKCLKKESTSVYIEEVLRNQKDNTKPSYERQREIIELLNLTSNQDLLKESIAVEKERLNAEVNKTKGELDKINQIVNLVCSLRDYAMKTKCPEVKSDVSVPTYFRCPLSLELMLDPVIVASGQTYQRQSIQTWLDNGLNVCPKTHQTLNHAILIPNYTVKAMIASWCEENNIELPHHSKQGNSTQSSPPKDYLLHQDLNRLCSFGSSHSSNSNSKSSLQTGNAFEKQKGDEFSRLSGEGETEMFEQQSQAHSCSHSRSESFSSSISSTDYVPSVSKKVSQISNKQSNVMSSGEINNNVFLAYPANEDVANFPTVSQEQFQSPGSKATTSGISNKHQNVQEKHQNVQEKHQNVPTVSGVSTKHQSVLLSGETKNSVFPASPAYKEFGNFPTASQEQFQSPVSKNAKTPEISNKHQNVLEKHQHVPTVSGVSNKQQNVQEKHQNVPMVSGVSNKQENVQEKHQNVPLVSGLSNKQQNVQEKQENAQEKHPNVPVVSRISNKHQIVQEKHQNIPTGTSNKQQNVLLSGEISNSVFPASPVNKEVENFPTVSREQFQSPGSRNAMTPEISNKHQNVQEKHQNIPTVVGISHKPQNVSGISNQHPNVQEKHQNVPTVSGISNTNQKVLLSGGINNNVFPASPAYKEFGNFPTASREQFQSPGSKNHTTENENNYNNNIVFTSHSSSEDDAHSVSSTESDKLTTAHVGKLIEDLQSQSKETQATAAEELRLLTKHNMENRIIVGKCGAIMHLLPLLYSDMKITQEHAVTAILNLSINEDNKTLIMEAGVIEPLIHVLKNGNNGAKENSAATLFSLSVPENNKMKIGRSGAVKALVELLASGTIRGKKDAATALFNLSIFHENKARIVQAGAVKFLVKLLDPADGMVDKAVALLANLSTIPEGRIEIVRERGIPLLVELVESGSQRGKENAASIVLQLSLHSPKFCTLILQEGAVPPIVALSQFGTPRAKEKAQQLLSHFRSQREGANGRGKS
- the LOC131610097 gene encoding U-box domain-containing protein 3-like isoform X3; its protein translation is MDLASAKCVINSISRFIHLVSCQTVKPIPLQKNCTNMVSVLRCLKPVLDDVFDYKVPLDENLYRECEELDKQVNEAREFIENWSPKTSRVHSVLQSGELLIMLQDTALRICHIIDRFHKLTSSTSVLNNLQHHMQELKCLKKESTSVYIEEVLRNQKDNTKPSYERQREIIELLNLTSNQDLLKESIAVEKERLNAEVNKTKGELDKINQIVNLVCSLRDYAMKTKCPEVKSDVSVPTYFRCPLSLELMLDPVIVASGQTYQRQSIQTWLDNGLNVCPKTHQTLNHAILIPNYTVKAMIASWCEENNIELPHHSKQGNSTQSSPPKDYLLHQDLNRLCSFGSSHSSNSNSKSSLQTGNAFEKQKGDEFSRLSGEGETEMFEQQSQAHSCSHSRSESFSSSISSTDYVPSVSKKVSQISNKQSNVMSSGEINNNVFLAYPANEDVANFPTVSQEQFQSPGSKATTSGISNKHQNVQEKHQNVQEKHQNVPTVSGVSTKHQSVLLSGETKNSVFPASPAYKEFGNFPTASQEQFQSPVSKNAKTPEISNKHQNVLEKHQHVPTVSGVSNKQQNVQEKHQNVPMVSGVSNKQENVQEKHQNVPLVSGLSNKQQNVQEKQENAQEKHPNVPVVSRISNKHQIVQEKHQNIPTGTSNKQQNVLLSGEISNSVFPASPVNKEVENFPTVSREQFQSPGSRNAMTPEISNKHQNVQEKHQNIPTVVGISHKPQNVSGISNQHPNVQEKHQNVPTVSGISNTNQKVLLSGGINNNVFPASPAYKEFGNFPTASREQFQSPGSKNHTTENENNYNNNIVFTSHSSSEDDAHSVSSTESDKLTTAHVGKLIEDLQSQSKETQATAAEELRLLTKHNMENRIIVGKCGAIMHLLPLLYSDMKITQEHAVTAILNLSINEDNKTLIMEAGVIEPLIHVLKNGNNGAKENSAATLFSLSVPENNKMKIGRSGAVKALVELLASGTIRGKKDAATALFNLSIFHENKARIVQAGAVKFLVKLLDPADGMVDKAVALLANLSTIPEGRIEIVRERGIPLLVELVESGSQRGKENAASIVLQLSLHSPKFCTLILQEGAVPPIVALSQFGTPRAKEKAQQLLSHFRSQREGANGRGKS